Proteins from one Eretmochelys imbricata isolate rEreImb1 chromosome 28, rEreImb1.hap1, whole genome shotgun sequence genomic window:
- the LOC144258310 gene encoding uncharacterized protein LOC144258310 isoform X2, producing the protein MQKNYENVTSLGDAMACDKEEQNSQQENVEQVDKDRALSQRPKRNVSRSHEQEKSSEIQHRPEREQGNQPGEEVGKLILCQGTQKDFKETTTQQEILRGKRKNTCTECGKTLRHYSALIKHQRIHTGKKPCECRECGKTFKRSSNLITHQRIHTGERPYKCSECGKTFNHSSHLITHQRIHTGERPYKCSECGKTFNHSSHLLRHQRIHTGERPYECSECGKSFTCTSDLFQHQRIHTGERPYECGECGKSFTTSSALSEHQRIHTGERPYKCSECEESFPRSSALSEHQKIHTGVRPYECTECGKTFNRISTLIRHQRIHTGERPYECNECGKNFTHRSALSEHQNIHTGVRPYECTECRKTFNRSSNLIRHQTIHTGERPYKCSECGKSFTCTSDLFQHQRIHTGERPYECHKCGNTFSWHSAHVRHQRICKGDQHHKNL; encoded by the exons atgcagaagaactatgagaatgtgacctcgctgg GTGATGCAATGGCATGTGACAAAGAGGAGCagaattctcagcaggaaaatGTTGAGCAAGTGGATAAAGACAGAGCACTATCGCAAAGACCAAAAAGGAATGTGTCCAGGAGTCATGAGCAGGAAAAATCCTCTGAGATTCAGCACAGACCAGAAAGAGAGCAGGGAAACCAGCCAGGGGAGGAAGTGGGTAAATTAATTTTGTGTCAAGGAACTCAGAAGGACTTCAAGGAAACCACAACGCAGCAGGAAATCCtcaggggaaagagaaaaaatacatgcactgagtgtgggaaaaccttacGTCACTACTCAGCCCTTAtaaagcatcagagaatccacacaggtaaGAAACCCTGtgaatgccgtgagtgtgggaaaaccttcaaaCGCAGCTCAAACCTTATTacccatcagagaatccacactggggagAGGCCATataaatgcagtgagtgtgggaaaaccttcaatcACAGTTCACACCTTATTAcccatcagagaatccatacaggagagaggCCATataaatgcagtgagtgtgggaaaaccttcaatcACAGTTCACACCTTCTtaggcatcagagaatccacacaggagagagaccctatgaatgcagtgagtgtgggaaaagcttcacttgCACTTCAGACCTTTttcaacatcagagaatccacacaggggagaggccctatgaatgcggtgagtgtgggaaaagcttcactaccagctcagccctttctgaacatcagagaatccacaccggCGAGAGGCCCTATAAATGCAGTGAGTGTGAAGAAAGCTTCCCTAGGAGTTCAGCCCTTTCTGagcatcagaaaatccacaccggtgtgagaccctatgaatgcactgagtgtgggaaaaccttcaatcGCATCTCGACCCTTATtaggcatcagagaatccacacaggggagaggccctatgaatgcaatgagtgtgggaaaaacttcactcACAGATCAGCCCTTTCTGAACATCAGAATATCCACACTGGTGTGAGACCCTATGAATGCACTGAATGTCGGAAAACCTTCAATCGCAGCTCGAACCTTATTAGGCATCAgacaatccacacaggagagaggccctataaatgcagtgagtgtgggaaaagtttcacttgcACTTCAGACCTTTttcaacatcagagaatccacacaggggagaggccttATGAATGCCATAAGTGTGGGAATACCTTCTCTTGGCACTCAGCCCATGTTAGGCATCAGAGAATCTGCAAGGGAGATCAACaccataaaaacctctag
- the LOC144258310 gene encoding uncharacterized protein LOC144258310 isoform X1, with translation MQKNYENVTSLAGDAMACDKEEQNSQQENVEQVDKDRALSQRPKRNVSRSHEQEKSSEIQHRPEREQGNQPGEEVGKLILCQGTQKDFKETTTQQEILRGKRKNTCTECGKTLRHYSALIKHQRIHTGKKPCECRECGKTFKRSSNLITHQRIHTGERPYKCSECGKTFNHSSHLITHQRIHTGERPYKCSECGKTFNHSSHLLRHQRIHTGERPYECSECGKSFTCTSDLFQHQRIHTGERPYECGECGKSFTTSSALSEHQRIHTGERPYKCSECEESFPRSSALSEHQKIHTGVRPYECTECGKTFNRISTLIRHQRIHTGERPYECNECGKNFTHRSALSEHQNIHTGVRPYECTECRKTFNRSSNLIRHQTIHTGERPYKCSECGKSFTCTSDLFQHQRIHTGERPYECHKCGNTFSWHSAHVRHQRICKGDQHHKNL, from the exons atgcagaagaactatgagaatgtgacctcgctgg CAGGTGATGCAATGGCATGTGACAAAGAGGAGCagaattctcagcaggaaaatGTTGAGCAAGTGGATAAAGACAGAGCACTATCGCAAAGACCAAAAAGGAATGTGTCCAGGAGTCATGAGCAGGAAAAATCCTCTGAGATTCAGCACAGACCAGAAAGAGAGCAGGGAAACCAGCCAGGGGAGGAAGTGGGTAAATTAATTTTGTGTCAAGGAACTCAGAAGGACTTCAAGGAAACCACAACGCAGCAGGAAATCCtcaggggaaagagaaaaaatacatgcactgagtgtgggaaaaccttacGTCACTACTCAGCCCTTAtaaagcatcagagaatccacacaggtaaGAAACCCTGtgaatgccgtgagtgtgggaaaaccttcaaaCGCAGCTCAAACCTTATTacccatcagagaatccacactggggagAGGCCATataaatgcagtgagtgtgggaaaaccttcaatcACAGTTCACACCTTATTAcccatcagagaatccatacaggagagaggCCATataaatgcagtgagtgtgggaaaaccttcaatcACAGTTCACACCTTCTtaggcatcagagaatccacacaggagagagaccctatgaatgcagtgagtgtgggaaaagcttcacttgCACTTCAGACCTTTttcaacatcagagaatccacacaggggagaggccctatgaatgcggtgagtgtgggaaaagcttcactaccagctcagccctttctgaacatcagagaatccacaccggCGAGAGGCCCTATAAATGCAGTGAGTGTGAAGAAAGCTTCCCTAGGAGTTCAGCCCTTTCTGagcatcagaaaatccacaccggtgtgagaccctatgaatgcactgagtgtgggaaaaccttcaatcGCATCTCGACCCTTATtaggcatcagagaatccacacaggggagaggccctatgaatgcaatgagtgtgggaaaaacttcactcACAGATCAGCCCTTTCTGAACATCAGAATATCCACACTGGTGTGAGACCCTATGAATGCACTGAATGTCGGAAAACCTTCAATCGCAGCTCGAACCTTATTAGGCATCAgacaatccacacaggagagaggccctataaatgcagtgagtgtgggaaaagtttcacttgcACTTCAGACCTTTttcaacatcagagaatccacacaggggagaggccttATGAATGCCATAAGTGTGGGAATACCTTCTCTTGGCACTCAGCCCATGTTAGGCATCAGAGAATCTGCAAGGGAGATCAACaccataaaaacctctag